In the genome of Pempheris klunzingeri isolate RE-2024b chromosome 11, fPemKlu1.hap1, whole genome shotgun sequence, one region contains:
- the nr2c2 gene encoding nuclear receptor subfamily 2 group C member 2 isoform X1 yields MTTSLNLLSQQKVDSEHEAEVSSSPSDSRMSESPQRFQVISAEPATTPQRIQIVTDQQTGQKIQIVTAMKPSSAPKQQFILTTADSSGAGKVILASPDSHNTKQLIFTAADSLMPGRIQIVTDPVSMERLLGQTGDLSRPQPVEYCLVCGDKASGRHYGAVSCEGCKGFFKRSVRKNLTYSCRSKQDCVINKHHRNRCQFCRLRKCLKMGMKTESVQSERKPIDVVPREKHANCAASTQKIYIRKDLNSPLIATPTFISDTETDGSRSSLLDQGMLVNIQQPVIQSDGTLLLATDSKIDSGQGDLGTLANVVTSLANLSDSLKESLNNGDTSDSQHEEQSASEITRAFDTLAKVFNPPEVRVGQRVADKPQCVGGTTIQLIGRDQETPIIEVEGPLLTDSHVGFKLTMPSPMPEYLNVHYICESASRLLFLSMHWARSIPAFSALGQEANTSLVRACWNELFTLGLAQCAHVMNLSTILTAIINHLQSNIQDDKLSGDRVKQVMEHIWKFQEFCNSMTRLETDSYEYAYLKAIVLFSPDHPGVDSSGQIEKFQEKALMELQDYVQKTYPEDTYRLTRILTRLPALRLMNSSITEELFFTGLIGNVSIDSIIPYILKMETAEYNSQDTYATE; encoded by the exons ATGACGACCAGCCTCAATCTGCTCTCTCAGCAGAAAGTGGACTCTGAGCACGAGGCAGAG GTGTCATCCTCTCCTTCAGACTCGAGGATGAGCGAGTCTCCACAGCGCTTTCAGGTCATCTCTGCTGAGCCTGCCACAACACCACAGCGAATTCAG ATTGTAACCGACCAGCAGACAGGTCAGAAGATCCAGATAGTGACAGCGATGAAGCCGTCCAGTGCTCCCAAACAGCAGTTCATTCTGACTACGGCTGACAGCTCAGGGGCAGGCAAGGTTATCCTGGCCTCACCAGACAGCCACAACACTAAGCAGCTCATCTTCACTGCTGCAGACAGCCTGATGCCAGGAAGGATACAG ATTGTCACAGATCCAGTGTCAATGGAGCGTCTGTTAGGTCAGACAGGGGACCTGAGCCGACCGCAGCCAGTGGAGTACTGTTTGGTGTGTGGGGACAAGGCATCAG GGCGTCACTACGGAGCGGTCAGTTGTGAGGGATGTAAAGGCTTCTTCAAGCGGAGCGTGAGGAAAAACCTGACCTACAGCTGCCGCAGTAAACAGGACTGCGTCATCAACAAACACCACCGCAATCGCTGCCAGTTCTGCAGGTTGAGGAAATGCCTTAAGATGGGGATGAAGACTGAGT CTGTccagagtgagagaaagcccaTCGACGTCGTGCCCAGAGAGAAGCATGCCAACTGTGCTGCTTCCACCCAAAAGATCTACATTCGCAAAGACCTCAACAGTCCACTCATCGCCACGCCAACCTTTATCTCTGATACGGAGACAGATGGCTCCAG ATCCAGCCTGCTGGACCAGGGGATGCTGGTTAATATCCAGCAGCCGGTAATCCAGAGTGATGGAACTTTGCTGCTGGCCACTGACTCAAAG ATTGACTCTGGGCAGGGGGACTTGGGGACACTAGCCAACGTTGTGACGTCACTGGCCAACCTGAGTGACTCACTAAAAGAGAGTCTGAACAATGGTGATACCTCAGACAGCCAACATGAGGAGCAATCTGCCAGCGAGATAACACG TGCCTTTGACACCCTGGCCAAAGTTTTCAACCCACCTGAAGTCAGGGTCGGACAGAGAGTGGCAGATAAGCCGCAGTGTGTCGGTGGAACAACCATCCAGCTGATTGGTCGAGACCAGGAGACCCCCATCATTGAAGTGGAAGGACCTCTGCTCACAGACAGCCATGTCGGCTTTAAG CTGACCATGCCCAGCCCCATGCCCGAGTATCTGAATGTACACTACATCTGTGAGTCGGCATCCagacttctctttctctccatgcACTGGGCACGCTCCATCCCTGCCTTCTCAGCTCTTGG TCAGGAAGCAAACACCAGTTTGGTGCGAGCCTGCTGGAATGAGCTGTTCACTCTGGGTCTTGCTCAGTGCGCTCATGTGATGAACCTGTCCACCATCCTCACTGCCATCATCAACCACCTTCAAAGCAACATCCAGGATG acAAGCTTTCGGGGGACAGGGTGAAGCAGGTGATGGAGCATATTTGGAAGTTCCAGGAATTCTGTAACAGCATGACGAGGCTGGAGACTGACAGCTACGAATACGCCTACCTGAAGGCTATAGTGTTGTTCAGCCCTG ATCATCCGGGTGTGGACAGCAGCGGGCAGATCGAGAAGTTCCAGGAGAAAGCTTTGATGGAGCTGCAGGACTACGTGCAGAAAACCTACCCAGAAGACACCTACAG GCTGACCCGTATCCTGACTCGTCTGCCAGCCCTGCGCCTCATGAACTCCAGCATCACCGAGGAGCTCTTCTTCACTGGCTTGATAGGCAACGTCTCTATTGACAGCATCATTCCCTACATCCTCAAGATGGAGACGGCTGAGTATAACAGCCAGGACACTTACGCCACAGAATGA
- the nr2c2 gene encoding nuclear receptor subfamily 2 group C member 2 isoform X2: protein MSESPQRFQVISAEPATTPQRIQIVTDQQTGQKIQIVTAMKPSSAPKQQFILTTADSSGAGKVILASPDSHNTKQLIFTAADSLMPGRIQIVTDPVSMERLLGQTGDLSRPQPVEYCLVCGDKASGRHYGAVSCEGCKGFFKRSVRKNLTYSCRSKQDCVINKHHRNRCQFCRLRKCLKMGMKTESVQSERKPIDVVPREKHANCAASTQKIYIRKDLNSPLIATPTFISDTETDGSRSSLLDQGMLVNIQQPVIQSDGTLLLATDSKIDSGQGDLGTLANVVTSLANLSDSLKESLNNGDTSDSQHEEQSASEITRAFDTLAKVFNPPEVRVGQRVADKPQCVGGTTIQLIGRDQETPIIEVEGPLLTDSHVGFKLTMPSPMPEYLNVHYICESASRLLFLSMHWARSIPAFSALGQEANTSLVRACWNELFTLGLAQCAHVMNLSTILTAIINHLQSNIQDDKLSGDRVKQVMEHIWKFQEFCNSMTRLETDSYEYAYLKAIVLFSPDHPGVDSSGQIEKFQEKALMELQDYVQKTYPEDTYRLTRILTRLPALRLMNSSITEELFFTGLIGNVSIDSIIPYILKMETAEYNSQDTYATE from the exons ATGAGCGAGTCTCCACAGCGCTTTCAGGTCATCTCTGCTGAGCCTGCCACAACACCACAGCGAATTCAG ATTGTAACCGACCAGCAGACAGGTCAGAAGATCCAGATAGTGACAGCGATGAAGCCGTCCAGTGCTCCCAAACAGCAGTTCATTCTGACTACGGCTGACAGCTCAGGGGCAGGCAAGGTTATCCTGGCCTCACCAGACAGCCACAACACTAAGCAGCTCATCTTCACTGCTGCAGACAGCCTGATGCCAGGAAGGATACAG ATTGTCACAGATCCAGTGTCAATGGAGCGTCTGTTAGGTCAGACAGGGGACCTGAGCCGACCGCAGCCAGTGGAGTACTGTTTGGTGTGTGGGGACAAGGCATCAG GGCGTCACTACGGAGCGGTCAGTTGTGAGGGATGTAAAGGCTTCTTCAAGCGGAGCGTGAGGAAAAACCTGACCTACAGCTGCCGCAGTAAACAGGACTGCGTCATCAACAAACACCACCGCAATCGCTGCCAGTTCTGCAGGTTGAGGAAATGCCTTAAGATGGGGATGAAGACTGAGT CTGTccagagtgagagaaagcccaTCGACGTCGTGCCCAGAGAGAAGCATGCCAACTGTGCTGCTTCCACCCAAAAGATCTACATTCGCAAAGACCTCAACAGTCCACTCATCGCCACGCCAACCTTTATCTCTGATACGGAGACAGATGGCTCCAG ATCCAGCCTGCTGGACCAGGGGATGCTGGTTAATATCCAGCAGCCGGTAATCCAGAGTGATGGAACTTTGCTGCTGGCCACTGACTCAAAG ATTGACTCTGGGCAGGGGGACTTGGGGACACTAGCCAACGTTGTGACGTCACTGGCCAACCTGAGTGACTCACTAAAAGAGAGTCTGAACAATGGTGATACCTCAGACAGCCAACATGAGGAGCAATCTGCCAGCGAGATAACACG TGCCTTTGACACCCTGGCCAAAGTTTTCAACCCACCTGAAGTCAGGGTCGGACAGAGAGTGGCAGATAAGCCGCAGTGTGTCGGTGGAACAACCATCCAGCTGATTGGTCGAGACCAGGAGACCCCCATCATTGAAGTGGAAGGACCTCTGCTCACAGACAGCCATGTCGGCTTTAAG CTGACCATGCCCAGCCCCATGCCCGAGTATCTGAATGTACACTACATCTGTGAGTCGGCATCCagacttctctttctctccatgcACTGGGCACGCTCCATCCCTGCCTTCTCAGCTCTTGG TCAGGAAGCAAACACCAGTTTGGTGCGAGCCTGCTGGAATGAGCTGTTCACTCTGGGTCTTGCTCAGTGCGCTCATGTGATGAACCTGTCCACCATCCTCACTGCCATCATCAACCACCTTCAAAGCAACATCCAGGATG acAAGCTTTCGGGGGACAGGGTGAAGCAGGTGATGGAGCATATTTGGAAGTTCCAGGAATTCTGTAACAGCATGACGAGGCTGGAGACTGACAGCTACGAATACGCCTACCTGAAGGCTATAGTGTTGTTCAGCCCTG ATCATCCGGGTGTGGACAGCAGCGGGCAGATCGAGAAGTTCCAGGAGAAAGCTTTGATGGAGCTGCAGGACTACGTGCAGAAAACCTACCCAGAAGACACCTACAG GCTGACCCGTATCCTGACTCGTCTGCCAGCCCTGCGCCTCATGAACTCCAGCATCACCGAGGAGCTCTTCTTCACTGGCTTGATAGGCAACGTCTCTATTGACAGCATCATTCCCTACATCCTCAAGATGGAGACGGCTGAGTATAACAGCCAGGACACTTACGCCACAGAATGA
- the b3galt4 gene encoding beta-1,3-galactosyltransferase 5, with translation MLGRGLWVCKPRFGKRGGRSGVLPFACAALACAAVLALLFVDFIESWVTSMGMNKVVEPHAGIIPPQSVPPTRPEEFLLMPSPLVCQRAKPYLITMVTSAPANQRARQAIRDTWGGEVEVRGLRVMTLFMVGVASDPGLAKLLIEEARERGDLIQGRFVDTYSNLTLKTLSMLGWARRFCPQAHFMAKVDDDVLFNPSALLHFLNKSRNPYEQGDLYLGRVHIHVAPDRDPDSKHYLPAGAYPPSVFPDYCSGTAYVLSRSALLKISLAASASPLSTPLPPEDVFVGLCARAAGVLPSHCPFFSGGPAMPYGRCCYQAMVSIHHIPPREMLHYWADVHSSHPCSWLGVRASLGVCKVRAMLGSVLGLQQGL, from the coding sequence ATGCTCGGACGGGGACTTTGGGTATGTAAGCCCCGGTTTGGAAAGCGTGGCGGCCGGTCTGGCGTTTTGCCTTTTGCGTGTGCGGCGTTGGCGTGCGCAGCTGTGTTGGCTCTGCTCTTCGTGGACTTCATCGAGTCATGGGTCACCTCCATGGGCATGAACAAGGTGGTGGAGCCGCACGCCGGCATCATCCCCCCGCAGAGCGTCCCCCCTACCAGACCCGAGGAGTTCCTGCTCATGCCCAGCCCGCTCGTGTGCCAGCGTGCCAAGCCTTACCTCATCACCATGGTTACCTCGGCTCCTGCCAATCAGAGGGCCCGCCAAGCCATCAGGGACACctggggaggggaggtggaggtgaggggcCTGAGAGTCATGACCCTCTTTATGGTGGGGGTGGCGTCTGACCCTGGACTGGCCAAGCTGCTCATAGAGGAGGCCAGAGAGCGAGGGGACCTGATTCAGGGGCGCTTTGTGGACACCTACTCCAACCTGACCCTGAAGACCCTGTCCATGCTGGGATGGGCCCGTCGGTTCTGCCCTCAGGCTCACTTCATGGCCAAAGTTGATGATGATGTGCTGTTCAATCCCAGCGCCCTCCTGCACTTCCTGAACAAGAGCCGCAACCCCTATGAACAGGGTGACTTGTACCTGGGCAGGGTGCACATCCATGTGGCTCCGGACCGTGACCCGGACAGCAAGCACTATCTCCCTGCAGGGGCCtaccctccctctgtcttcccaGACTATTGCAGTGGCACAGCCTACGTCCTGTCCCGCTCCGCATTGCTCAAGATTTCCCTGGCAGCCTCTGCATCACCTTTGTCCACACCTCTGCCCCCCGAGGATGTGTTTGTCGGTCTGTGTGCCCGGGCAGCTGGGGTGCTGCCCTCACACTGCCCTTTCTTCTCCGGTGGCCCGGCTATGCCGTACGGTCGCTGCTGCTATCAGGCCATGGTGTCCATCCACCACATCCCGCCCAGGGAGATGCTGCACTACTGGGCTGACGTCCATTCGTCTCATCCGTGCTCCTGGCTTGGTGTGCGTGCTTCTCTGGGGGTGTGCAAAGTCAGGGCGATGCTGGGATCCGTTCTGGGGCTGCAGCAGGGCTTGTGA